Proteins from a single region of Drosophila biarmipes strain raj3 chromosome 3R, RU_DBia_V1.1, whole genome shotgun sequence:
- the LOC108032166 gene encoding SRA stem-loop-interacting RNA-binding protein, mitochondrial: MSSGFARSSYKLFVGNLPWTISSKELRTYFSKYGHVANAEVVFDRQLGLSKHYGFVVFSQRDAFNSASNQNTHFLEGRVLNVQRANESQQA; this comes from the coding sequence ATGTCCAGCGGATTCGCGCGCAGCAGCTACAAATTGTTCGTGGGCAACCTGCCCTGGACGATCAGCAGCAAGGAGCTGCGCACCTACTTCTCGAAGTACGGGCACGTGGCCAACGCGGAGGTGGTCTTCGACCGGCAACTGGGCCTCTCCAAGCACTACGGATTCGTGGTGTTCAGCCAGCGGGATGCCTTCAACAGCGCCAGCAACCAGAACACCCACTTCCTGGAGGGCAGAGTGCTCAACGTGCAGCGCGCCAATGAAAGTCAACAAGCGTAA
- the LOC108032165 gene encoding dihydroorotate dehydrogenase (quinone), mitochondrial — MDQDHLNNARNATRRISRLRSLGIVTVGAAALVAGISAYKKQDQVFRTFVMPALRLLPAETSHQLAVLACKYRLCPVSQYQDDQNLHTPFFGRMLSNPIGIAAGFDKNAEAVDGLHDLGFGFIEVGTVTPAAQEGNPKPRVFRLTDDKAIINRYGFNSEGHQAVLQRLRLLRSKESFNGVVGVNLGRNKSTLSPIADYVQGVRVFGPVADYLVINVSSPNTKGLRDMQSKERLRELLEQVNETRSTLDKNKNVPIFLKLSPDLSEDDMKDIVWVVKRKKSRVDGLIVSNTTVSREQIGNSKLAEEVGGLSGPPLKARSTEMIAQIYQLTEGKIPIIGVGGVASGYDAYEKIEAGASYVQVYTALVYEGPTLVDDIKAELSALVTQLGHTNVSEVVGTNSKFYLPKK, encoded by the exons ATGGACCAAGATCACCTGAATAATGCGAGGAACGCAACGCGGAGAATT AGTCGTCTGCGGTCGCTGGGCATCGTCACGGTCGGAGCTGCCGCCCTGGTGGCGGGCATTTCGGCCTACAAGAAGCAGGACCAGGTGTTCCGCACTTTCGTAATGCCGGCTTTGCGCCTCCTTCCGGCGGAAACCAGTCACCAGCTCGCTGTGCTGGCCTGCAAGTACCGCCTGTGCCCGGTGTCCCAGTACCAGGATGACCAGAATCTGCACACTCCGTTCTTCGGGCGGATGCTGAGCAATCCCATTGGCATTGCCGCGGGTTTCGATAAGAACGCGGAGGCGGTGGACGGCCTGCACGATCTGGGATTCGGCTTCATTGAGGTCGGCACTGTCACGCCGGCCGCCCAGGAGGGCAATCCCAAGCCGCGGGTGTTCCGGCTGACCGACGACAAGGCCATCATTAATCGGTATGGCTTTAACAGCGAGGGCCACCAGGCGGTGCTCCAAAGGCTGCGCCTGCTCCGCAGCAAGGAGAGCTTTAACGGTGTTGTGGGCGTGAATCTTGGCCGGAACAAGAGCACCTTGAGCCCAATAGCGGATTACGTACAGGGAGTGCGGGTCTTCGGACCCGTGGCGGATTACCTGGTCATTAATGTGAGCAGTCCGAATACCAAGGGCTTGCGCGACATGCAGAGCAAGGAGAGGCTGCGGGAGCTTCTGGAGCAGGTCAACGAGACCAGATCCACGCTGGACAAGAACAAGAATGTGCCCATCTTCCTGAAACTCTCGCCCGATCTGTCCGAGGACGACATGAAGGACATCGTTTGGGTGGTCAAGCGCAAGAAGAGCCGCGTGGATGGTCTGATTGTGTCTAACACCACGGTGTCGCGGGAACAGATCGGAAACAGCAAGCTTGCCGAGGAGGTAGGCGGCTTGAGTGGCCCACCGCTCAAGGCCCGCTCCACGGAGATGATTGCCCAGATATACCAGCTCACCGAGGGCAAGATACCTATCATTGGTGTCGGCGGCGTGGCCTCCGGCTATGATGCTTACGAGAAGATCGAGGCTGGTGCCTCCTACGTCCAGGTCTACACGGCTTTGGTGTACGAGGGACCCACTCTCGTGGACGACATCAAAGCGGAGCTGTCGGCGCTGGTCACCCAGCTGGGTCACACCAATGTGTCCGAAGTGGTGGGCACCAACTCCAAGTTCTACCTGCCCAAGAAATGA